GCGTGAGCGACGCCGACCTCGACCCGGTGACGCTGGAGATCCTCCGGAACCAACTGGAGAGCGTCGCGGCCGAGATGGGCCACGTGCTGATCCGCGGCGCGTACTCGCCGAACATCAAGGAGCGACAGGACTGCTCGACGGCGCTGTTCGACGCCGACGGCCGGATGGTCGCGCAGGCGGAACACATCCCGGTCCACCTCGGCGCGATGCCCGACGCGGTCGCGGTCGTCCTCGAAAAGGACCCGAAACCGGGCGACGTGTTCGTCGTCAACGACCCGTTCGCCGGGGGGACGCACCTCCCCGACGTGACGCTGGTCTCGCCGGTCGCGCCCGACGGCGAGGTCGTCGGCTTCGCCGTGTCGCGCGCGCACCACGCCGACGTCGGCGGCAGCGCCCCGGGGAGCATGCCGCCCGGCGCGCGGGAGATCTACGAGGAGGGGCTCCGCCTCCCGGCGGTCCGCCTCGTCGACGGCGGCGAGCCGAACGAGGCCGTCCGCGACCTGATCCTCGCCAACGTCCGGACGCCGAGCGAGCGTGAGGCGGACCTCCGGGCGCAGCGGGCCGCGAACGCGCGCGCCGAGGAGCGGGTCGGCGAACTGCTCGACGAGCACGGCGAGACGCTGCTCGACGCGTTCGACGCCGTCATCGACTACTCCCGCGAGCGCGTGGAGGCCGAGATCGCCGACCTCCCCGACGGCACCTACCGCGCCGCCGACGTCCTTGAGGGCGACGGCGTGACGGACGCGGACGTCCCCGTCGAGGTCGCCGTCACCGTCGACGGCGCGGCGATCGACGTCGACTTCGCCGGGACCTCCGATCAGGTGGACGGCAACCTCAACGCCCCGTTCTCGGTCGCGAAGAGCGCGGTGTACTTCGTCGTCCGCGCCGTCACCGACCCGGAGATCCCGCCGAACCACGGCTGCTACGAGCCCGTGTCCGTCTCCGCGCCGGAGGGGTCGCTGCTCGATCCGCGCCCGCCCGCGGCGGTCGTCGGCGGGAACGTCGAGACGAGCCAGCGCGTCACGGACGTCACTCTCGCCGCGCTCGCCGAGGCGGTCCCCGAGGAGATCCCCGCCGGCGGGCAGGGGACGATGAACAACCTGATCGTCGGCGACCGCGCGGGGGAGTTCACCTACTACGAGACCATCGCCGGCGGCTTCGGCGGTCGGCCGAGCAAGGACGGGATGGACGGCGTTCAGGTCGGGATGACGAACACGCTCAACACGCCGGTCGAGGCGCTGGAGACGGCGTACCCGCTCCGCGTCGAGCGGTACGCGCTGCGCCCGTCGAGCGGCGGTGACGGCCGGTATCGCGGCGGTCTCGGCCTCGAACGGACCGTCACCGTCGAGACGGACGCGACCGTCTCGCTGCTGACCGAGCGGCGGCGGACCGCCCCGCGGGGGCTCGCCGGCGGCGAGGACGGGGCAATGGGGAAGAACCTGATCGACGGCGAACCGGTCCCGGCGAAGGCGTCGGTCGACGTACCGGCCGGGACGACCGTCTCGATCCTGACGCCCGGCGGCGGCGGGCACGGCGACCCAGCCGAGCGCGACCCGGACGCCGCGGAGCGGGACCGCCGCGACGGGAAAGTCGAGGACTGACGGCACGGGTATCTCAAAGCGAGCTCGACGGCGCGGGTCCGGCAGAACAGATTCGGCGAAAATGCGGCCGCCCCGGTCAGTTCACTTGAACCGGAACGTCTCCAGGTTCTTCGGCGCGAACGTCCGCATGTTGTAGTCGTGGTACAGCGACGAGGAGAGGTCCTGAACGGAGCTCTCGTCGCCGTGGACGCACAGCACCTTCTCCGGGCGCGGGTTCATCGTCTTCACGAAGTTCTCTAACCCCTGCCGGTCGGCGTGGCCGGAGAAGCCGTCGACGACCTCGGTCCCCATCTCCAGCGTGAGTGTGTCGCCGCGGCTTCCGCCGCCCCAGCCGTCGACCGGAATCTCGTCCCAACCGTTCTGGATCCGGCGGCCGAGCGTCCCCTGCGCCTGATAGCCGACGAACACGAGGTTCGAGTCCGGGTCGGGGCCGATGTGGCGGAGCCACGACATGATCGGCCCGCCCTCGATCATCCCCGAGGTGGAGATGACGATACACTCGTCGCCGTCGGCGACGTCCTGTCGCTCGTCCTCGCCGGCGTCGATGTGGTTGAACTGGTCGGCGAGGAACGGGTTCTCGTCCTCGTGGAAGATGCGGTCGCGGAGGTCGTCGCGGAGGTACTCGGGGTAGGTCGTGTGGATCGCGGTCGCCTCCCAGATCATCCCGTCGAGGTGGACCGGCATCTCCGGGATTTCGCCTTCCCGCATCGCCTCCTCCAAGACGAGCATGATCTCCTGCGAGCGCCCCACGGCGAACGCGGGAATGACGACTTTCCCCCCCTGCTCGTACGTCTCGTTGATGACCTCCTTGAGCGCCTCCTCGGAGTCCTCCTGGTCGGTCTGGTAGTCGTTGCGGCCGCCGTAGGTGGACTCCAGCACGAGCGTCTCCACCCGCGGGAAGTCGTTGACCGCGCCGTTGAACAGGCGGGTGTCCTC
This genomic stretch from Halorubrum hochsteinianum harbors:
- a CDS encoding hydantoinase B/oxoprolinase family protein; protein product: MGRATARRRRAGRGGERRVSDADLDPVTLEILRNQLESVAAEMGHVLIRGAYSPNIKERQDCSTALFDADGRMVAQAEHIPVHLGAMPDAVAVVLEKDPKPGDVFVVNDPFAGGTHLPDVTLVSPVAPDGEVVGFAVSRAHHADVGGSAPGSMPPGAREIYEEGLRLPAVRLVDGGEPNEAVRDLILANVRTPSEREADLRAQRAANARAEERVGELLDEHGETLLDAFDAVIDYSRERVEAEIADLPDGTYRAADVLEGDGVTDADVPVEVAVTVDGAAIDVDFAGTSDQVDGNLNAPFSVAKSAVYFVVRAVTDPEIPPNHGCYEPVSVSAPEGSLLDPRPPAAVVGGNVETSQRVTDVTLAALAEAVPEEIPAGGQGTMNNLIVGDRAGEFTYYETIAGGFGGRPSKDGMDGVQVGMTNTLNTPVEALETAYPLRVERYALRPSSGGDGRYRGGLGLERTVTVETDATVSLLTERRRTAPRGLAGGEDGAMGKNLIDGEPVPAKASVDVPAGTTVSILTPGGGGHGDPAERDPDAAERDRRDGKVED